A single Venturia canescens isolate UGA chromosome 1, ASM1945775v1, whole genome shotgun sequence DNA region contains:
- the Cdk2 gene encoding cyclin-dependent kinase 2 codes for MDNFCKIEKIGEGTYGVVYKARDKVTGRMVALKKIRLETESEGVPSTALREISLLKELAHPNVIHLFDIVHSKKHLYLVFEYLDQDLKKLLDAVRFAEVDDDVWDELVKSYLYQLLKAIAFCHVHLILHRDLKPQNLLIDRRGHIKLADFGLARTFGVPVRTYTHEVVTLWYRAPEILLGTKLYSAAVDVWSLGCIFAEMTTKRALFPGDSEIDQLFRIFRTFGTPDETIWPGVSQLPDYKSIFPRWEPRDLDYVVPSFKEDAKNLFLKLLTYDPNERITARKALGHPYFNNVKVVPPPLPSVNKD; via the exons ATGGATAACTTCTGCAAAATTGAAAAGATTGGCGAGGGAACGTATGGCGTTGTTTACAAGGCGCGAGACAAAGTTACCGGTAGAATGGttgctttgaagaaaattcgtcTCGAAAC GGAGAGCGAGGGTGTACCATCAACCGCACTTCGCGAGATCTCCTTGTTGAAAGAACTGGCGCATCCAAATGTTATACACCTTTTTGACATAGTGCACAGTAAAAAACACTTATATCTTGTGTTTGAATACTTGGACCAGGATTTAAAGAAGTTACTGGATGCTGTAAGATTTGCTGAAGTGGATGACGACGTTTGGGATGAATTAGTGAAG AGCTACCTTTACCAACTGCTGAAGGCAATAGCCTTTTGTCACGTTCACCTCATACTGCACAGAGACTTAAAGCCACAAAATCTTTTGATAGACCGGAGGGGTCACATAAAACTTGCTGATTTTGGACTGGCAAGAACATTTGGAGTACCCGTAAGAACTTACACCCACGAAGTAGTAACACTGTGGTACAGAGCACCAGAAATTTTATTGGGGACCAAGTTGTACTCGGCAGCGGTTGATGTCTGGAGTCTTGGGTGTATTTTTGCTGAAATG ACTACGAAACGAGCCCTGTTTCCAGGCGATTCGGAAATTGATCAGCTCTTTAGGATATTTCGAACTTTTGGAACCCCTGACGAAACTATATGGCCAGGTGTCTCACAACTTCCTGATTACAAATCGATATTTCCACGCTGGGAACCTCGAGATTTGGATTACGTCGTTCCAAGCTTTAAAGAGGACgctaaaaatttgtttttg AAATTGTTGACGTACGATCCCAACGAGAGAATTACTGCCAGAAAAGCTTTGGGTCATCCGTATTTCAACAATGTTAAAGTTGTTCCACCACCGCTACCATCGGTAAACAAGGACTGA
- the LOC122419266 gene encoding uncharacterized protein, producing MPKKHAGKMSIMTENNVYECPSEERGSSDKLCFRVYENSGQFIYMPKMDDDCMEMESNIEEQIGPEKSGAIVEHIPNYHEAQHSLIYRGDQIDEFQESKLCHDSFTSLVPSDLKMEDQWEEHNSYDSSAMDDNSFEEKHFSESHYDEDDLVTGASIGADNDDTENLDDSDEETIATFLTAAGQRLALYAVEDSDQVFAVAVYDESGAPPTNFQFLVKSDVERLIGEGAVKTVKKPTQMKKQLLTNESPLQARPPLHYTDQPSENIRLRSDHQHEYDNKQSKELLMAISIVDEKARLLESYKMVESTNEKSRTISSYSPVNDIDRYEVSEDECAMEEEKFIVPSTVDDLFMEEEKSEDELTFADIEESLGMFSPSGKRSPMLCRSSRSSWQDTSIESEPEFAFHEEEPPKMDCTRKDVLPIVKKEPKNENIAKVGATVNSSMKVWKRTSLVRNSHAASSSTLLAYRCSDSGVIEQREVSSGASLLIGNNERTKSIANEPDHTPVVLTGSPKAKRPRKQQLTSVNRGDSEIIIQPATFPNEDDEDEEDAGGFRRKRMYRRKRKQVRTSVRYKMKTSATKRRGGSRPRGDRAQPKKQYEIIEIDVDEEDRLSGSGGSKNKNIVEITLDESREKGSSDKENQVIMVGDSDDDEDDDDEDITRADSSKSRSPAVASLKCEYCSRTFRQKRAVKTHSRLCPKSPKNIKRLEERTLRSNDSSVPKKEFSCKICQEKFDVVVVLARHVKSMHSMRKKPNSSQDTSNTTAAATSATATTLNKTRKERGSKSTEQKIELDEPVTCASSSATAAAATTVRKGPRRRRRRRKRIKTNQGWKGQKLHCSDCAKWFSSAALLASHSLQHATKKSEKQIRRCQTCKKMFKSKLLYIRHMRMHSRVKTLQKKLHHTRQASVKLATLRKHGSSRPRKLRSSSALSDIYP from the exons atgccgaaaaaacATGCTGGAAAAATGTCCATAATGACCGAGAACAATGTTTACGAATGTCCAAGCGAGGAACGCGGATCGAGTGACAAATTATGTTTCCGCGTTTACGAAAACTCTGGACAATTTATTTATATGCCAAAAATGGATGATGACTGTATGGAAATGGAG TCGAACATCGAGGAACAAATTGGCCCAGAAAAAAGCGGTGCTATAGTGGAGCACATACCTAACTATCACGAAGCACAACATTCTCTGATTTACCGCGGAGATCAGATTGACGAGTTCCAAGAGAGTAAACTATGCCATGATTCTTTTACATCTCTGGTTCCTTCCGATCTCAAAATGGAGGATCAATGGGAAGAACATAATTCATACGACAGCTCGGCTATG GATGACAAcagttttgaagaaaaacacttttccGAGTCTCACTACGACGAGGACGACCTTGTTACTGGTGCCAGTATTGGCGCTGACAACGACGATACTGAAAATCTTGATGATTCAGATGAGGAAACTATTGCCACATTTCTGACTGCCGCTGGCCAAAGATTGGCCCTGTATGCCGTGGAAGATTCCGACCAAGTTTTTGCAGTAGCTGTCTATGACGAATCAGGAGCACCTCCGACCAATTTCCAATTTCTTGTAAA ATCTGATGTAGAGAGATTGATCGGAGAAGGTGCAgtaaaaactgtaaaaaaaccGACGCAAATGAAAAAGCAATTACTAACGAACGAGTCGCCTCTGCAGGCTCGACCGCCTCTGCATTACACGGACCAACCTTCCGAGAATATTCGACTCAGAAGTGATCATCAACACGAGTACGATAATAAACAATCGAAAGAATTATTAATGGCAATATCAATAGTTGATGAAAAAGCTCGGCTTCTGGAATCTTACAAAATGGTCGAAAGCACAAACGAAAAATCCCGCACAATTTCGTCGTATTCTCCGGTCAACGATATCG ATCGATACGAGGTGTCCGAGGACGAATGTGcaatggaagaagaaaaatttatcgtaCCATCAACCGTTGATGACTTGTttatggaggaagaaaaatctgAGGATGAATTGACATTTGCCGATATCGAAGAGAGCCTTGGAATGTTTTCACCGAGTGGAAAACGATCCCCGATGTTGTGTCGGAGTTCAAGGTCCAGTTGGCAGGACACATCGATAGAAAGCGAGCCTGAATTCGCTTTTCACGAAGAGGAACCACCGAAAATGGATTGTACTCGGAAAGATGTACTTCcaattgtgaaaaaagaaCCGAAGAACGAAAACATTGCAAAAGTCGGAGCGACGGTGAATTCGTCAATGAAAGTATGGAAAAGAACGAGTTTGGTGCGCAACAGCCACGCCGCATCGTCGAGTACGTTATTAGCTTACAGATGCAGCGACAGTGGCGTCATAGAGCAACGAGAAGTAAGCAGTGGAGCATCATTGCTCATCGGGAATAATGAACGAACAAAGTCTATTGCGAACGAGCCAGATCATACCCCAGTCGTCTTAACCGGAAGCCCGAAGGCAAAAAGGCCGCGGAAACAACAGTTGACCTCGGTGAATCGTGGCGATTCCGAGATTATAATACAACCAgcaacgtttccgaacgaggATGATGAGGACGAGGAGGACGCAGGAGGATTCAGAAGGAAAAGGATGTATCGAAGAAAGCGCAAACAGGTGCGTACCTCCGTGCGTTACAAAATGAAAACTTCCGCCACGAAGAGACGAGGTGGAAGTCGACCGCGAGGAGACAGGGCGCAACCAAAAAAGCAATACGAGATCATAGAAATCGACGTCGACGAAGAGGATCGTTTGAGCGGTAGCGGTgggtcgaaaaataaaaacatcgtGGAAATAACGCTCGACGAGAGCAGAGAAAAGGGTTCGAGCGACAAGGAAAATCAAGTTATAATGGTCGGGGATTCggatgacgacgaggacgatgacgacgaagacatAACCAGAGCGGACTCTTCCAAGAGCAGATCGCCCGCCGTTGCGTCGCTCAAGTGTGAATATTGTTCCCGAACTTTCCGGCAAAAGAGAGCGGTGAAAACACACTCGCGCCTGTGCCCAAAGTCGCCCAAGAACATCAAAAGGCTCGAGGAAAGAACCTTGAGATCCAACGATTCTTCCGTAcctaaaaaagaattttcttgcAAAATATGTCAAGAAAAGTTCGACGTAGTCGTTGTACTCGCGAGGCACGTCAAGTCGATGCATTCGATgcgaaaaaaaccaaattcgTCACAAGACACGAGCAATACAACGGCCGCCGCGACCTCAGCGACGGCGACTACTTTGAATAAAACGCGAAAGGAACGCGGCAGTAAAAGTACCGAACAAAAAATAGAACTCGACGAACCAGTAACTTGCGCTTCGTCTTCGGCAACAGCGGCTGCCGCCACGACCGTACGGAAAGGaccaagaagaagaaggagaagaagaaagagaataaaaactaATCAGGGCTGGAAAGGTCAAAAATTACATTGCTCCGATTGTGCAAAATGGTTCTCTAGCGCCGCATTGCTAGCTTCTCACTCGCTTCAACACGCCACTAAAAAATCTG AAAAACAGATTCGTCGATGTCAGACgtgcaaaaaaatgttcaaatcaAAACTGCTGTACATTCGCCACATGAGAATGCACAGTAGGGTTAAaacattgcaaaaaaaattacaccaCACGCGACAGGCGAGCGTTAAACTTGCGACACTAAGAAAACACGGAAGCAGCCGACCAAGAAAGCTTCGATCTTCGAGCGCCTTAAGTGATATTTATCCATAA
- the RNaseZ gene encoding ribonuclease Z, mitochondrial isoform X1 → MKVIASTRPRPSVTRGCSMEHISRNRYLRRGDINHYRVYSDQIIKVAGITLENLMPQDKQMLLAMQRQREKAKRRSKMFPPATVALQILGSGARGAPTSLYVSTDHTKYLFNCGEGAQRLAHENRLRLSKLEHIFVTTPNWKNMGGLPGVALTIQDNGVPNIKIHGPAGCSDFFKAIEGFVKLKDLDIDEAPCLSDEPFVDGTMSIRYVYLTSNKSDSSSESEDEPMVLDAINYYDYAVNTNGKRNSTQDTNGTKFAKVETIVKGERIKGTMAYVCKLHAKPGMLCLEKCVEKGVPPGPLLGNLKAGQDVTLPDGSVILSSDVTSPDDPGPTFIVLECPTENYLDSFESCDVFTNYHGSQSDPDNTVSCIVHFTPENVLSNPRYQQWMDKFPADTKHIIINEENVCMGSEAVHRIQHKLHLLDQNIFPFLDQEGVVIDDSPTKITIDNEEEEIKENNLKQDQITNPSDQKKFPRIIRARTLDTVFLRPRIDFESSNDLVVKPRLYIDETFEVDGFLDTLAELQTEINARTKNQDDAAEYPKIVMLGTGSSIPNKTRNTSGILLRLDEDKSIIFDCGEGTAGQLIRFYGKKQVDKILSTIKIIFVSHLHADHHIGLLGLLRERECATKDPVILLAPEQIATWLRIYQKRFESISHQYNLLSNRDFILKKGQIPVSAQMHLQYALGGVQINTIFVRHCLSAYGISVTTENGCKIVYSGDTMPCETLVTLGADCDLLIHEATMEDELEEEAKMKYHSTVSQAIQAGERMNAKFVLLTHFSQRYARIPYLPENDNDTSNLSKVGIAYDNMQFSISQLHLLPLFYPTLKLMFSEFRTLIEKNSRKRQERSQREKLITKALLSKAIAGCREIN, encoded by the exons ATGAAGGTGATTGCGAGCACGAGACCTCGCCCCTCAGTCACACGAGGTTGCAGTATGGAGCACATATCTCGAAAC CGTTATCTCCGTCGAGGAGATATAAACCATTATCGTGTCTACAGTGATCAAATAATAAAAGTCGCCGGAATAACCCTAGAAAATCTCATGCCTCAAGACAAACAGATGCTGCTGGCGATGCAACGGCAGCgagaaaaggcaaaaagaagaaGCAAAATGTTTCCACCAGCGACGGTTGCACTGCAG ATCCTTGGATCAGGTGCAAGAGGTGCTCCAACTTCACTTTATGTGTCTACTGACCATACAAAGTATTTATTTAACTGTGGAGAAGGAGCACAGAGATTAGCACATGAGAATCGGCTGAGACTGAGTAAATTAGAGCACATATTTGTAACAACTCCAAATTGGAAGAATATGGGTGGTTTGCCCGGTGTGGCACTTACGATACAAGATAATGGAGTACCAAACATAAAAATCCATGGACCTGCAGGATGTTCCGATTTTTTTAAGGCTATTGAAGGTTTTGTTAAATTGAAAGATCTTGATATAGATGAAGCACCTTGTTTGTCGGATGAACCTTTTGTCGACGGGACCATGAGCATCAGATATGTTTATTTAACCAGTAACAAAAGTGATAGTTCATCAGAAAGTGAGGACGAGCCGATGGTTTTAGATGCTATCAATTATTATGACTATGCGGTGAATaccaatggaaaaagaaactcAACACAGGACACAAATGGTACCAAATTTGCTAAAGTTGAAACTATTGTCAAAGGAGAAAGAATTAAGGGTACAATGGCTTATGTTTGTAAACTTCACGCTAAACCGGGTATGCTATGCCTCgaaaagtgtgttgaaaaAGGAGTTCCACCGGGCCCACTGCTGGGAAACTTGAAAGCGGGTCAGGATGTAACTTTGCCTGATGGCAGTGTTATTCTCAGCTCGGATGTTACCTCTCCCGACGACCCAGGACCCACGTTCATCG TTCTCGAGTGTCCAACCGaaaattatctcgattcgTTTGAGAGCTGTGACGTATTTACCAATTATCACGGTAGCCAATCTGATCCGGATAATACAGTTAGCTGCATCGTGCACTTCACACCCGAAAACGTGCTCAGCAATCCTCGCTATCAACAATGGATGGACAAATTTCCAGCtgacacaaaacatattattaTCAACGAGGAAAATGTGTGCATGGGTAGTGAAGCCGTTCACCGGATACAGCACAAACTACATCTTTTGGATcagaatatttttccatttttggaCCAGGAAGGCGTCGTCATCGACGATAGCCCAACGAAGATAACGATTGATAACGaggaagaagaaattaaagaaaataacCTAAAACAGGACCAAATCACG AATCCGAGTGATCAGAAAAAATTCCCACGTATAATTCGAGCGAGAACGTTAGACACGGTGTTTCTACGACCAAGAATTGATTTCGAGAGTAGTAACGATCTCGTTGTAAAACCTCGGTTATATATCGATGAAACTTTTGAGGTCGACGGGTTTCTCGATACTCTGGCAGAGCTACAGACGGAAATAAATGCTCGTACAAAGAATCAAGACGACGCAGCGGAATATCCAAAGATTGTAATGTTGGGAACTGGCTCAAGCATTCCGAACAAAACGAGAAACACTAGCGGTATATTGCTGAGACTAGATGAAGACAAAAGCATTATTTTCGACTGTGGAGAAGGTACAGCCGGCCAATTGATAAGATTTTACGGTAAAAAGCAAGTGGACAAAATTCTGTCGACCATCAAG atTATTTTCGTATCACACCTGCACGCCGATCATCACATCGGTCTCTTAGGCTTGTTGCGTGAGCGCGAGTGCGCTACGAAAGATCCAGTTATTCTTTTAGCACCTGAACAAATTGCCACGTGGCTTCGCATCTATCAAAAACGATTCGAGTCGATCTCGCATCAATATAATCTCCTTTCAAACAGAGATTTCATCCTTAAGAAAGGACAAATACCTGTATCCGCTCAAATGCATCTGCAATACGCCCTGGGAGGGGTTCAAATCAATACTATTTTCGTTCGCCATTGTCTATCAGCTTATGGAATATCTGTTACTACGGAAAATGGctgtaaaattgtttataG TGGCGATACAATGCCTTGTGAGACTCTCGTGACACTTGGTGCTGATTGTGATTTGCTGATTCACGAAGCAACCATGGAGGACGAGTTGGAAGAAGAGGCGAAAATGAAATACCATTCGACAGTATCGCAAGCGATACAAGCGGGCGAGCGAATGAACGCTAAATTCGTCTTACTGACGCATTTCAGTCAGCGTTATGCGAGAATTCCTTATTTGCCAGAAAATGATAATGACACGAGCAACCTTAGTAAAGTCGGTATAGCTTACGACAACATGCAATTCAGCATTTCACAACTACACTTGCTGCCTCTCTTTTATCCTACGTTGAAACTTATGTTCAGTGAATTCCGAactttgatcgaaaaaaattctcgcaaAAGGCAAGAACGTTCTCAGAGAGAAAAACTCATTACTAAAGCATTGCTGAGTAAAGCAATTGCTGGATGTAGAGAAATAAATTGA
- the RNaseZ gene encoding ribonuclease Z, mitochondrial isoform X2, translating to MPQDKQMLLAMQRQREKAKRRSKMFPPATVALQILGSGARGAPTSLYVSTDHTKYLFNCGEGAQRLAHENRLRLSKLEHIFVTTPNWKNMGGLPGVALTIQDNGVPNIKIHGPAGCSDFFKAIEGFVKLKDLDIDEAPCLSDEPFVDGTMSIRYVYLTSNKSDSSSESEDEPMVLDAINYYDYAVNTNGKRNSTQDTNGTKFAKVETIVKGERIKGTMAYVCKLHAKPGMLCLEKCVEKGVPPGPLLGNLKAGQDVTLPDGSVILSSDVTSPDDPGPTFIVLECPTENYLDSFESCDVFTNYHGSQSDPDNTVSCIVHFTPENVLSNPRYQQWMDKFPADTKHIIINEENVCMGSEAVHRIQHKLHLLDQNIFPFLDQEGVVIDDSPTKITIDNEEEEIKENNLKQDQITNPSDQKKFPRIIRARTLDTVFLRPRIDFESSNDLVVKPRLYIDETFEVDGFLDTLAELQTEINARTKNQDDAAEYPKIVMLGTGSSIPNKTRNTSGILLRLDEDKSIIFDCGEGTAGQLIRFYGKKQVDKILSTIKIIFVSHLHADHHIGLLGLLRERECATKDPVILLAPEQIATWLRIYQKRFESISHQYNLLSNRDFILKKGQIPVSAQMHLQYALGGVQINTIFVRHCLSAYGISVTTENGCKIVYSGDTMPCETLVTLGADCDLLIHEATMEDELEEEAKMKYHSTVSQAIQAGERMNAKFVLLTHFSQRYARIPYLPENDNDTSNLSKVGIAYDNMQFSISQLHLLPLFYPTLKLMFSEFRTLIEKNSRKRQERSQREKLITKALLSKAIAGCREIN from the exons ATGCCTCAAGACAAACAGATGCTGCTGGCGATGCAACGGCAGCgagaaaaggcaaaaagaagaaGCAAAATGTTTCCACCAGCGACGGTTGCACTGCAG ATCCTTGGATCAGGTGCAAGAGGTGCTCCAACTTCACTTTATGTGTCTACTGACCATACAAAGTATTTATTTAACTGTGGAGAAGGAGCACAGAGATTAGCACATGAGAATCGGCTGAGACTGAGTAAATTAGAGCACATATTTGTAACAACTCCAAATTGGAAGAATATGGGTGGTTTGCCCGGTGTGGCACTTACGATACAAGATAATGGAGTACCAAACATAAAAATCCATGGACCTGCAGGATGTTCCGATTTTTTTAAGGCTATTGAAGGTTTTGTTAAATTGAAAGATCTTGATATAGATGAAGCACCTTGTTTGTCGGATGAACCTTTTGTCGACGGGACCATGAGCATCAGATATGTTTATTTAACCAGTAACAAAAGTGATAGTTCATCAGAAAGTGAGGACGAGCCGATGGTTTTAGATGCTATCAATTATTATGACTATGCGGTGAATaccaatggaaaaagaaactcAACACAGGACACAAATGGTACCAAATTTGCTAAAGTTGAAACTATTGTCAAAGGAGAAAGAATTAAGGGTACAATGGCTTATGTTTGTAAACTTCACGCTAAACCGGGTATGCTATGCCTCgaaaagtgtgttgaaaaAGGAGTTCCACCGGGCCCACTGCTGGGAAACTTGAAAGCGGGTCAGGATGTAACTTTGCCTGATGGCAGTGTTATTCTCAGCTCGGATGTTACCTCTCCCGACGACCCAGGACCCACGTTCATCG TTCTCGAGTGTCCAACCGaaaattatctcgattcgTTTGAGAGCTGTGACGTATTTACCAATTATCACGGTAGCCAATCTGATCCGGATAATACAGTTAGCTGCATCGTGCACTTCACACCCGAAAACGTGCTCAGCAATCCTCGCTATCAACAATGGATGGACAAATTTCCAGCtgacacaaaacatattattaTCAACGAGGAAAATGTGTGCATGGGTAGTGAAGCCGTTCACCGGATACAGCACAAACTACATCTTTTGGATcagaatatttttccatttttggaCCAGGAAGGCGTCGTCATCGACGATAGCCCAACGAAGATAACGATTGATAACGaggaagaagaaattaaagaaaataacCTAAAACAGGACCAAATCACG AATCCGAGTGATCAGAAAAAATTCCCACGTATAATTCGAGCGAGAACGTTAGACACGGTGTTTCTACGACCAAGAATTGATTTCGAGAGTAGTAACGATCTCGTTGTAAAACCTCGGTTATATATCGATGAAACTTTTGAGGTCGACGGGTTTCTCGATACTCTGGCAGAGCTACAGACGGAAATAAATGCTCGTACAAAGAATCAAGACGACGCAGCGGAATATCCAAAGATTGTAATGTTGGGAACTGGCTCAAGCATTCCGAACAAAACGAGAAACACTAGCGGTATATTGCTGAGACTAGATGAAGACAAAAGCATTATTTTCGACTGTGGAGAAGGTACAGCCGGCCAATTGATAAGATTTTACGGTAAAAAGCAAGTGGACAAAATTCTGTCGACCATCAAG atTATTTTCGTATCACACCTGCACGCCGATCATCACATCGGTCTCTTAGGCTTGTTGCGTGAGCGCGAGTGCGCTACGAAAGATCCAGTTATTCTTTTAGCACCTGAACAAATTGCCACGTGGCTTCGCATCTATCAAAAACGATTCGAGTCGATCTCGCATCAATATAATCTCCTTTCAAACAGAGATTTCATCCTTAAGAAAGGACAAATACCTGTATCCGCTCAAATGCATCTGCAATACGCCCTGGGAGGGGTTCAAATCAATACTATTTTCGTTCGCCATTGTCTATCAGCTTATGGAATATCTGTTACTACGGAAAATGGctgtaaaattgtttataG TGGCGATACAATGCCTTGTGAGACTCTCGTGACACTTGGTGCTGATTGTGATTTGCTGATTCACGAAGCAACCATGGAGGACGAGTTGGAAGAAGAGGCGAAAATGAAATACCATTCGACAGTATCGCAAGCGATACAAGCGGGCGAGCGAATGAACGCTAAATTCGTCTTACTGACGCATTTCAGTCAGCGTTATGCGAGAATTCCTTATTTGCCAGAAAATGATAATGACACGAGCAACCTTAGTAAAGTCGGTATAGCTTACGACAACATGCAATTCAGCATTTCACAACTACACTTGCTGCCTCTCTTTTATCCTACGTTGAAACTTATGTTCAGTGAATTCCGAactttgatcgaaaaaaattctcgcaaAAGGCAAGAACGTTCTCAGAGAGAAAAACTCATTACTAAAGCATTGCTGAGTAAAGCAATTGCTGGATGTAGAGAAATAAATTGA
- the singed gene encoding protein singed, translating to MQSNGSESGNTENGIDRTGWTVGLINGKFKYLTAETFGFKINANGASLKKKQLWTLEGSEHQVYLRSHLDRYLAVDQFGNVTCEAEDSSDSGCAFQIQLASDGSGRWALKNVQRGYFLGSSQDELKCMAKAPGEAEYWLVHLAARPQVNLRSAGRKRFAHLSASQDEIHVDAPVPWGEDTLFTLEFRAAATADNETGPGHGGKAEGGHYALHTCNNKYLARDGKLLDSCTRDCLYAAEFHAGLLALRDIHGAYLAPIGSKAVLKSRSTTVTRDELFSLEESLPQASFVAALNQRYVSVKQGVDVTANQDEISGHETFQLEFDRVTKRWYVRTMQDRYWSLEAGGGIQASDHKRSSNALFDLVWQTEDGTVSLRANNGKFLATKRSGHLYANADSPDSGDSDASKYYFYLMNRPILVLRCEQGFVGPKSAASPKLECNKAGYETIRVERCERGIVRFKGQNGKYWHADSEGVTVDSDLPSAGFYLELREPSRLCIKCTDGRYLTAGKNGALRLGETDHDSATKWEF from the exons ATGCAAAGCAACGGTTCGGAAAGCGGAAACACGGAGAACGGAATCGATAGAACTGGCTGGACG GTTGGACTgataaatggaaaattcaagTACCTTACCGCCGAAACTTTCGGCTTCAAGATAAACGCGAACGGTGCAAGCTTGAAAAAGAAACAACTTTGGACTCTCGAGGGGAGCGAGCATCAGGTTTATCTGCGTTCCCATTTAGATCGTTATCTCGCGGTTGATCAATTCGGCAATGTGACCTGCGAGGCCGAAGACTCGTCGGATTCCGGTTGTGCTTTCCAAATCCAATTGGCATCCGACg GGAGTGGCAGATGGGCATTGAAGAACGTACAGAGGGGATATTTCCTGGGTTCGAGCCAGGATGAGCTCAAGTGCATGGCCAAGGCTCCGGGCGAGGCTGAATATTGGCTCGTTCATCTCGCCGCCAGGCCTCag gTCAATTTAAGATCTGCCGGTCGTAAGCGTTTCGCTCATTTGAGTGCGAGCCAAGATGAAATTCATGTAGACGCACCCGTACCCTGGGGCGAGGATACTCTCTTCACTCTCGAATTCCGCGCGGCTGCAACTGCTGACAACGAGACCGGACCCGGCCACGGAGGAAAAGCCGAGGGTGGCCATTACGCCCTTCACACCTGCAACAACAAGTATCTTGCTCGCGATGGTAAACTTCTCGATTCCTGTACCCGAGACTGTCTATATGCCGCTGAATTTCACGCTGGACTCCTCGCACTTCG CGATATTCACGGAGCTTATTTGGCACCAATCGGTAGCAAGGCCGTACTCAAGTCCAGATCGACAACCGTGACTCGTGACGAACTGTTTTCTCTCGAGGAGTCGTTGCCACAAGCATCATTCGTAGCGGCTCTCAATCAACGTTACGTCTCTGTTAAACAAG gtGTGGACGTAACGGCGAATCAGGATGAGATATCGGGTCACGAGACTTTCCAATTGGAATTCGATCGCGTGACGAAACGATGGTACGTCAGAACGATGCAGGATCGTTATTGGAGTCTCGAAGCTGGCGGTGGTATTCAAGCATCCGATCATAAGCGTTCGTCGAACGCTCTTTTTGATCTCGTCTGGCAAACGGAAGACGGAACGGTTTCTTTGCGTGCCAATAATGGCAAATTTCTTGCTACCAAACGTTCCGGTCACTTGTATGCGAACGCTGACTCACCGGACAGCGGTGATTCGGACGCatcgaaatattatttctaCTTGATGAATCGGCCGATACTTGTTTTACGATGCGAACAAGGGTTCGTTGGACCTAAGAGCGCCGCGAGTCCGAAACTGGAATGTAACAAAGCTGGCTATGAAACTATTCGAGTGGAACGCTGTGAACGTGGAATTGTTCGATTTAAAG GTCAAAATGGAAAATACTGGCATGCCGACAGCGAGGGTGTAACAGTCGACTCGGATCTACCGTCCGCAGGTTTTTATCTGGAATTACGTGAACCTTCGCGCTTGTGCATCAAATGCACCGACGGTCGTTATCTGACAGCCGGAAAAAATGGAGCGCTGCGTCTCGGTGAGACCGATCACGACTCGGCCACTAAGTGGGAGTTTTAA